The following nucleotide sequence is from Mucilaginibacter sp. cycad4.
GCTGGATATATGGATGAGCGGCGAAGACGGCCGCGATATCTGCAAAAGATTTAAAGAAGGCGAATTAACCAAAAACATACCTGTTATCATAATATCGGCCAGTCGTGATGTACGCGAATCGGCCATCATAGCCGGAGCCGACGATTTCCTGGCCAAGCCATTTGAAATGGATGAGCTGCTGAAAAAGGTGGCACATTTTACCCAAAAACAGGGTATTGGATAACTACAAGATCTACTGACCAGCTAAATAAGTACCTATCCCTCTTCGGGTTGAACCCTGATGGCAGCCGTTTTATCCGGCCGCGGGTTCTTCCCGTTGGTTTAACATGTTTTATTAAAATTGATGAATTATTGTCACCTAAATATTTCTTAATACCCCGAAGTTCATCTAACTAAAATACAAAAACATTAACCCATATGAAATGTTATTTATTAAAACAAAACAATAACAGCCATGGGAGTTTTACAGCATGTACAGCATCAGATTTCAGCATTGAATGATCTGATCAAAATAAATAACGACAGGATAGCCGGTTATCAGAAAGTTAATGAAGCAACCGAAGAAACGGGTCTGAATTTACTTTTTAATGAATATATTGATCAAAGCAAAAGCTACGTTAATGAAATACGCGAATACATTCACGTATTAGGCGGCGA
It contains:
- a CDS encoding response regulator translates to MIADDDPGIVDAVEMLLEFEGYKVTATRDGAAVLGMAEELPDLLLLDIWMSGEDGRDICKRFKEGELTKNIPVIIISASRDVRESAIIAGADDFLAKPFEMDELLKKVAHFTQKQGIG